Within Nocardia terpenica, the genomic segment GCCGCCCGGGCAGCATCGGAATCCGCAACTGCTCGGTGACCTGCGCATCCGCCAGCACCTCATCGGGCAACCCCGTCGGCTCGGGCCCGAACAGCAGCACATCCCCCTCGCGATAGGCGATATCGGTATTACGCGTGGTCGCCTTCGCGGTGAACGCGAACACGCGCTCCGGCCGCAGCGTTTTCCAAGCGGCAGCAAGGCTTTCGTGCACCGTGACGGATGCCAGATCGTGGTAATCCAACCCCGCCCGCTTCAACTTGGGCTCCGACAGATCGAACCCCAGCGGCTCGATCAAATGCAGCTCACACCCGGTCCCGGCCGCCAGCCGGATGGCATTACCCGTATTGGGTGGGATACGAGGCTCGAAGAACACCAGATGAAGCACGGCCACAAGCATGGCATGGGGTGAGGATGCGAGAATTGGGGCGTGACCGAAGCCTCCGTGACACCCGCGTATCGCACCGGTCCGGTGGGCCGCTTTTTCCGGACGCATCTGCCCATGCTGTTGGTGGTGGCGGTGCTGGTGGTTGCCGTGGTGTTCGTGGCGCAGGACCGGTGGCGGCGCGGGGCGCTCTTTATCGGGGGTGGTGCGCTGCTGGCGTCGGCGCTGCGGCTGTGCTTGCCCACCGCGCGGGTCGGGCTGCTGGCGGTGCGCAGCAAGCCGTTCGATGTCGGCGCGTATGCCGTGCTCGGCGGGGGCATCATCGCGCTGGCGGCGACGATCACGCTCGTCGGCGTGAGCTGAGCCGCGTCGGTCGGTCAGGCGCGCAAGCGGCGCGCCGTTCGCGCCAGGTCCATCGTCTCGCCCAGCAGCTTGCCGACCGCCTCGGTTTCGGTGAGGAATCCGTCGTGCCCGTCGCGGGAGCGCACGACCTCGAGGCCCTTGCAGCCGGGCAGCAGATCGGCCAGCTCCTGCTGGGTACGCAGCGGATACAGCCGATCAGAGTCGACGCCGCCGACGATGCACGGCACCGGCGTCGCCGCCAGTGCCGCCGCCACGCCGCCGCGGCCGCGGCCGATGTCGTGCCGGTTCATGGCCTCGGTCAGCAGCACGTAGGTGGCCGGGTCGAAGCGCGCGACCAGCTTCTCGGCCTGGTACTCCAGGTAGCTCTGCACCGCGTAACGTCCACCGTTCCAAGGGTTCTCCGCGCCCTGGGCGTTGTTCTCGAAACGATGGTCGAGCTCGAACTCGGTGCGGTAGGTCAGGTGCGCGATGCGCCGGGCGATGCCCATGCCGGTCGCCGGGGTCCGGCCGGTGCCGTGATAGTCGCCGCCCTGCCAGTCCGGGTCGGCCTTGATCGCGGCGATCTGCGTGGTCTGGGTGCCGATCTGATCGGCGGTGGCCCGCGCGCCGACGGCCAGTACCAGCGCGGCGTCCATCCGGTCCGGATGGCCGACGATCCATTCCAGCACGCGCATGCCACCCATCGAGCCGCCCACCACGGCGGCCAGCCGGTCGATGCCCAGCAGGTCGAACAGCCGCACCTCGGCGTTCACCTGGTCGCGGATGGAGATCTCGGGAAACCGTGCGCCCCAAGGCTTTCCGTCCGGTGCGAGGGACGCCGGGCCGGTGCTGCCCTTGCAGCCGCCCAGCACGTTGGTGGCGATCACGCACCACTCGTCGGTGTCGAGCGGGGCGCCCGGCCCCACGATGCCGTCCCACCAGCCCGGCAGCGGGTGCAGTTCGTCGGGCGCGCCGACCACGTGCGAATCGCCGGTCAGTGCGTGCTCGACCAGCACGATGTTGTCCAGCTCGGGCGACAGCTCGCCCCAGCGCTGCATGGCCAGCGAGACGTCGGGCAGCACCGCGCCGTTCTCGAGCCGGAGGTCGCCGATGCCGATGGTGTCGAGCCGCCCGTTCGGCGGCGGCAGCAGCGTGGCCGCCGCCGAACGGGAGGTGCTCGATTCGATACTCACTGTCAACGTGCCGCCGCCGCCAGTCCGGCGCGCAGATCGGCCAGGAGGTCGTCGATGCCCTCGATGCCGACGGCCAGGCGGACCAGGCCGGGAGTCACGCCGGAGGCCAGCTGCTCCTCGGGGGTCAGCTGCGAATGCGTGGTCGAGGCCGGGTGGATGACGAGGGAACGCACATCCCCGATGTTAGCCACATGGCTGTGGAGCACTAACGCGTCCACGAACTTCTTGCCCGCGTCCACGCCGCCTGCCAGCTCGAACGACACGATCGCGCTCACGCCCCGGGGCGCCAGCCGCTTGCCGCGCTCGTACCACGGCGAGGTCGGCAGACCGGCGTAGTAGACGGTCTCGACGCCCGGCTGCTCGCTGAGGAACTCGGCGACCTGCTGTGCATTGGACACGTGCCGCTCGACCCGCAGGCTCAGCGTCTCCAGCCCCTGGCTGATCAGCCACGCGTTGAACGGCGAGACCGCCGCGCCCAGATCGCGCAGCAGCTGCACCCGCGCCTTGAGCGCATAGGCAGGTGCACCGAGCTCGGCGAACACCACGCCGTGGTAGCTCGGATCCGGCACGGTGAAGCCCGGATACCGCGACTGTCCGCTCGCATCCCGCACGGTCCAGTCGAAGGTGCCGCCGTCCACGATCACCCCGGCGATGGCCGACCCGTGCCCGCCGAGGTACTTGGTGGCCGAGTGCACCACGATGTCCGCGCCGTGGCGCAGCGGCTGGATGAGATATGGCGTGGCCGCGGTGTTGTCGACGATCAGCGGCAGCCCGGCCGAATGCCCGACCTCGGCGATGCCCGGAATGTCGAGGATGGAGCTGCTCGGGTTGGCGATGGTCTCGCCGTAGAGCGCCTTGGTGTTGGGCCGGATCGCGGCCTTCCACTGCTCCAGATCGTCGGGATCGTCGACGAAGCCGACCTCGATGCCCAGCTTGGGCAGCGTGTAGTGGAACAGGTTGTAGGTGCCGCCGTACAGGTGCGGGCTGGACACGATGTGATCGCCCGCTGCCGCCAGATTGAGGATGGCCAGCGTCTCCGCGGCCTGCCCGGACGCCAGCAGCAGCGCCGCGACGCCGCCCTCCAGCGCGGCGATGCGCTGCTCCACCACGTCCTGGGTGGGGTTCATGATGCGCGTGTAGATATTGCCCGGCTCGGCGAGGCCGAACAGTGCCGCGGCGTGATCGGTGTCGCGGAAGGCATAGGAGGTGGTCTGATAGATCGGCAGCGCCCGGGCGCTGGTGCTGCCGTCGGGGGTCTGGCCCGCGTGGATCTGCTTGGTGTCGAAGCTCCACTCCGCCGGATCGAGGGCGGGTGTGGACGCGGTCGAGTCAGTCATGGGGGTACTCCGGGAGCGTCGCCGAGACTCGGCGTGGGGATGTTATCGGGGTTCGAAAGATGAACAGCAACAACACATGTGGATGACCTCCTGAAAGTCGCGCTTGCCCTCGGCTTTCGAGAGCCCGGTCATCACCCGGAGCACCCCACCGCAACAGGAGGGTTGCCGGCCAGCAAGCCGGGGCTTAGCGCTGGCACTCATGACCTGACGAACATGGTAACGGATGCCCCACGCACAGAGCGAGCGGTTCCCGAGCCAGCCCCCCACCCCACCCACCCGAACGCCGAAAACCGCACGGCCACACAGGAATTAGCCGCAGCCGCCCGGAAGCCCGGTGCAACCTCCCACCCCGATCCGCATTGCACTCCCGCTCAGCTGGCCCAAACGACATCGGGTTCCACTAGGGTCGCCAAGCGATATCCCACCCCTGCCCTGGTACCCAGCGGTATCGCGCTCCCTACTAGGTGGCGAGTGCGTTGCCGACCGCAGCTCGGTCGGTCCGCCGTCGGCCCCTGCGCAATCGGTCCGGCTTGCGGGCGGACAGCTGGGCAGCCGATGCGTTGCCGAATGCCCTTCGGTGGGTCGGCGATCAAGGTCTGCGTGAGCCCGTCGACTATGTCGAGCACCTGGTCGTGGCTGTCTGGTTGCTCACACCCCGATCGCGGTCATATGCGGAGGCGGAGGTCAGGGGCTCGGGCGGTCCGGGCGGGCTGCTATCGGCCCCCGCGCAATCGGTTCGGCCACCCCTGAACAGGACGGTGCCTGGAAGCGGGGAGAGGCGAACCAGTACGCTTGTCTTGTTTAGCACCTCGAGTCTCGCGGACAATGCGGGGCGTATACGTTGTCTGTTGAACAGCTGGGGTCCGCTCACAAGCGTGTTCGCCTGGTTGTGCAATGGGAGCACCTTCCTAGGAGGACACGAAGATCCATGTCCAAGATCAAGGTTGAAGGGACCGTCGTCGAACTCGACGGCGACGAGATGACTCGGATCATCTGGCAGTTCATCAAGGACAAGCTGATCCACCCGTACCTCGACATCGACCTCGAGTACTACGACCTGGGTATCGAATACCGGGACAAGACCGACGACCAGGTGACCGTCGACGCCGCCAACGCCATCAAGAAGCACGGCGTGGGCGTCAAATGCGCCACCATCACCCCCGACGAGGCGCGTGTCGAGGAGTTCGGCCTCAAGAAGATGTGGCGGTCGCCCAACGGCACCATCCGCAACATCCTCGGCGGCACCATCTTCCGCGCCCCGATCATCATCTCCAACGTGCCGCGCCTGGTGCCGGGCTGGACCAAGCCGATCATCATCGGCCGTCACGCCTTCGGTGACCAGTACCGCGCCACCGATTTCAAGGTGCACCAGGCGGGCACCGTCACCCTCACCTTCACCCCCGAGGACGGCAGCGAGCCGATCGTCCACGAGGTCGTGAAGGTTCCCGAGGACGGCGGCGTCGTCATGGGCATGTACAACTTCAAGAAGTCCATCGAGGACTTCGCGCGGGCGTCGATGAACTACGGCCTGCAGCAGAACTACCCGGTCTACCTCTCCACCAAGAACACGATCCTGAAGGCCTACGACGGCATGTTCAAGGACACGTTCCAGGAGATCTACGAGACCGAGTTCAAGGACCAGTTCGACGCCGCGGGCCTCACCTACGAGCACCGCCTCATCGACGACATGGTCGCCTCCGCCCTGAAGTGGGAGGGCGGCTATGTGTGGGCCTGTAAGAACTACGACGGCGACGTGCAGTCCGACACCGTGGCGCAGGGCTTCGGCTCGCTGGGCCTGATGACCTCGGTGCTGCTCACCCCGGACGGCCGGACCTGCGAGGCCGAGGCCGCGCACGGCACCGTGACCCGTCACTTCCGCCAGCACCAGGCGGGCAAGCCGACCTCCACCAACCCGATCGCCTCGATCTTCGCGTGGACCCGCGGCATCGCTCATCGCGGCAAGCTGGACAACACCCCCGAGGTCATCGGCTTCGCGCAGACCCTCGAGGACGTCGTCATCAAGACCGTCGAGAACGGCCAGATGACCAAGGACCTGGCGCTGCTGGTCGGCGGCGATCAGGGTTATCTGACCACCGAGGAATTCCTCGGTGCTCTCGACGCCAACCTGGCGCGCGAGCTGCGCTAGCGCGGCACCCCACATCGTTCCGGGTGTGCAAAGGTCGGAACGACGTGAGAGACGTCCGGGCACCCGCCCCCACCGCTCGAGGTGGTCGCGGGTGCCCGAATTGTTTTACGGATCAGTAGGATTCATCGGCCGGTCGATTCCGGCAAAAAGCGCGCCGGAATGACGGAGAAGCGCGCCGGATGACGGAGAGGCGCGCGCCGGAATGGCGGACGGTGCGCGAAGCGCCCGTGATCTCCGCGACAGCGGCCGATTTTCCGGCGCTCGTGCAGCAACTCGATTCCGGGTGAAAGTAGTTCTCCGCCAACAGTGTTCGGGTATGTGCGGGAGTGGTCCGCAGGCGGGCATCCGACCGGTGAGTGAGATCACGTTTGGTGGGGGTATCGAGGTCCCTACCTGCCGTGTTGCGCTTTAATCGTGGCCTCACCGAATGTGCCCGAAGTGGCCTACCCAGACACCGCGCCCTCCGCCGTGCTCCCGCACGGCCACCCCGACGCGCCCGCGCGAACCAACTGGCACATCCCGGCAATGCTGGCGTTGGCGCTGGGCGGTTTCGGCATCGGCACCACAGAATTCGTCACCATGGGTTTGCTGCCGGATATTGCGCGCG encodes:
- a CDS encoding DUF3017 domain-containing protein → MLLVVAVLVVAVVFVAQDRWRRGALFIGGGALLASALRLCLPTARVGLLAVRSKPFDVGAYAVLGGGIIALAATITLVGVS
- a CDS encoding bifunctional o-acetylhomoserine/o-acetylserine sulfhydrylase, which encodes MTDSTASTPALDPAEWSFDTKQIHAGQTPDGSTSARALPIYQTTSYAFRDTDHAAALFGLAEPGNIYTRIMNPTQDVVEQRIAALEGGVAALLLASGQAAETLAILNLAAAGDHIVSSPHLYGGTYNLFHYTLPKLGIEVGFVDDPDDLEQWKAAIRPNTKALYGETIANPSSSILDIPGIAEVGHSAGLPLIVDNTAATPYLIQPLRHGADIVVHSATKYLGGHGSAIAGVIVDGGTFDWTVRDASGQSRYPGFTVPDPSYHGVVFAELGAPAYALKARVQLLRDLGAAVSPFNAWLISQGLETLSLRVERHVSNAQQVAEFLSEQPGVETVYYAGLPTSPWYERGKRLAPRGVSAIVSFELAGGVDAGKKFVDALVLHSHVANIGDVRSLVIHPASTTHSQLTPEEQLASGVTPGLVRLAVGIEGIDDLLADLRAGLAAAAR
- the metX gene encoding homoserine O-acetyltransferase MetX — translated: MTVSIESSTSRSAAATLLPPPNGRLDTIGIGDLRLENGAVLPDVSLAMQRWGELSPELDNIVLVEHALTGDSHVVGAPDELHPLPGWWDGIVGPGAPLDTDEWCVIATNVLGGCKGSTGPASLAPDGKPWGARFPEISIRDQVNAEVRLFDLLGIDRLAAVVGGSMGGMRVLEWIVGHPDRMDAALVLAVGARATADQIGTQTTQIAAIKADPDWQGGDYHGTGRTPATGMGIARRIAHLTYRTEFELDHRFENNAQGAENPWNGGRYAVQSYLEYQAEKLVARFDPATYVLLTEAMNRHDIGRGRGGVAAALAATPVPCIVGGVDSDRLYPLRTQQELADLLPGCKGLEVVRSRDGHDGFLTETEAVGKLLGETMDLARTARRLRA
- a CDS encoding tRNA (cytidine(34)-2'-O)-methyltransferase, which translates into the protein MLHLVFFEPRIPPNTGNAIRLAAGTGCELHLIEPLGFDLSEPKLKRAGLDYHDLASVTVHESLAAAWKTLRPERVFAFTAKATTRNTDIAYREGDVLLFGPEPTGLPDEVLADAQVTEQLRIPMLPGR
- a CDS encoding NADP-dependent isocitrate dehydrogenase; translation: MSKIKVEGTVVELDGDEMTRIIWQFIKDKLIHPYLDIDLEYYDLGIEYRDKTDDQVTVDAANAIKKHGVGVKCATITPDEARVEEFGLKKMWRSPNGTIRNILGGTIFRAPIIISNVPRLVPGWTKPIIIGRHAFGDQYRATDFKVHQAGTVTLTFTPEDGSEPIVHEVVKVPEDGGVVMGMYNFKKSIEDFARASMNYGLQQNYPVYLSTKNTILKAYDGMFKDTFQEIYETEFKDQFDAAGLTYEHRLIDDMVASALKWEGGYVWACKNYDGDVQSDTVAQGFGSLGLMTSVLLTPDGRTCEAEAAHGTVTRHFRQHQAGKPTSTNPIASIFAWTRGIAHRGKLDNTPEVIGFAQTLEDVVIKTVENGQMTKDLALLVGGDQGYLTTEEFLGALDANLARELR